A genomic segment from Peribacillus sp. ACCC06369 encodes:
- the uxaC gene encoding glucuronate isomerase has protein sequence MKKFMGEDFLLTNETAVHIYQNYAKDMPIIDYHCHLSPQEIYENKTFKNITEAWLYGDHYKWRVMRANGISEDYITGQADDYDKFVAWAKTVPMTIGNPLYNWTHLELQRFFDVYDILNEETASTIWEKVNNLLNGRGFGARDLILKSNVKVICTTDDPVDSLKYHKLLMEDHDFNVSVLPSFRPDKALEINRNGYLEWVSKLEQAAGQKIVDYDDFLNALESRIHFFHSIGGRVSDHALDVMVYEEATKEEIAEIFSKRMQGVEVSQEDEKKYKTYTLNFFGGIYAKLGWTMQFHINALRNNNSKMYNRLGPDTGYDSMNDDGIAKPLVKILDAMDKEDALPKTILYSLNPNDNHVIASIINSFQDGKKPGKIQFGTAWWFNDNKDGMLEQMKALANVGLFSRFLGMLTDSRSFLSYTRHEYFRRLVCQLVGEWVENGEVPNDMDLLGNIVQGISYYNAKNYFEFDIKE, from the coding sequence ATGAAAAAATTTATGGGAGAAGACTTTTTATTAACAAATGAAACTGCGGTGCATATTTACCAAAATTACGCAAAGGATATGCCGATTATTGACTATCATTGCCATTTAAGTCCTCAAGAAATTTATGAAAATAAGACATTCAAAAATATTACTGAAGCATGGTTATATGGGGACCATTATAAATGGCGGGTAATGCGGGCAAATGGTATCTCAGAGGATTATATTACAGGGCAGGCTGATGATTATGACAAGTTTGTAGCATGGGCGAAAACGGTACCAATGACAATTGGAAATCCCTTGTATAATTGGACTCACTTAGAATTACAACGTTTTTTCGATGTATATGATATTTTAAATGAAGAAACGGCCTCAACCATTTGGGAAAAAGTTAATAATTTGTTAAATGGCAGGGGTTTTGGTGCAAGGGATTTAATCTTGAAGTCGAATGTAAAAGTGATCTGTACGACGGATGATCCAGTCGATTCGCTTAAGTACCACAAGCTGCTGATGGAAGATCATGATTTTAATGTAAGCGTTTTACCGAGCTTCCGGCCAGATAAAGCTTTAGAAATTAATCGTAATGGTTATCTCGAGTGGGTAAGTAAATTGGAGCAGGCAGCAGGTCAAAAAATTGTAGACTACGATGACTTCCTTAATGCCTTGGAGTCAAGAATCCACTTTTTCCATTCAATTGGAGGCAGGGTATCCGATCATGCTTTAGATGTAATGGTTTACGAAGAAGCGACTAAAGAAGAGATTGCCGAAATATTCTCGAAAAGAATGCAAGGCGTCGAAGTCTCTCAAGAAGATGAGAAGAAATACAAAACATATACACTTAATTTTTTTGGCGGCATATATGCCAAGTTAGGTTGGACGATGCAATTCCATATAAATGCCCTGCGCAATAATAATTCAAAAATGTATAATCGGCTAGGTCCGGACACCGGTTATGATTCAATGAATGATGATGGAATAGCTAAGCCGCTTGTGAAAATATTGGATGCAATGGACAAAGAAGATGCTCTACCAAAGACGATTCTATATTCATTAAATCCAAATGATAATCATGTCATTGCCAGCATTATTAATAGTTTTCAAGATGGAAAGAAACCAGGGAAAATTCAGTTTGGAACTGCATGGTGGTTCAATGATAATAAGGATGGCATGCTAGAACAAATGAAAGCATTAGCGAATGTAGGACTCTTTAGTCGATTTCTTGGTATGCTGACGGATTCAAGAAGCTTTCTCTCATATACAAGGCATGAGTACTTCAGAAGGCTTGTATGCCAACTAGTAGGAGAATGGGTTGAAAATGGAGAGGTTCCAAATGATATGGATTTATTAGGAAATATTGTGCAAGGAATTTCATATTATAATGCGAAAAATTACTTTGAATTTGATATAAAAGAATAA
- a CDS encoding alpha/beta hydrolase: MAYIEVEEGVRLFYEEKGQGRPIIFIHGVWMSSRFFRRQLPSFSEKYRTILLDLRSHGQSNHVHYGNTVSVYAKDLHAFIAKLGLKDVILVGWSMGAFVVWDYLKQFGEGNIHSTVIVDELASDFKWPDFNIGAFDMDTLIAFMTEIQTNRSPFLQSFLASMFKNELSVADASWMLKEVTKMPESIASAILFDQSIVDYREFLPKINIPTLLCFGRHEKVIPVAAGEHLHKNIPHSQLVIFEDSCHCPFMEESDLFNETVDCFIRKLKG; this comes from the coding sequence ATGGCATATATTGAGGTGGAAGAAGGCGTTCGGTTGTTTTATGAAGAAAAGGGCCAGGGAAGACCAATTATTTTTATCCATGGTGTATGGATGAGCAGCCGGTTCTTTAGAAGGCAGCTTCCGTCCTTCTCAGAAAAATATAGAACGATCTTACTTGATTTAAGAAGCCATGGCCAGTCAAATCATGTTCATTACGGAAATACAGTCTCCGTTTATGCAAAAGATCTTCATGCGTTCATTGCTAAACTGGGATTAAAGGATGTCATACTCGTAGGCTGGTCCATGGGGGCTTTTGTCGTTTGGGATTATCTGAAGCAATTCGGTGAAGGAAATATTCATTCAACTGTGATTGTGGATGAATTGGCCTCTGATTTTAAGTGGCCCGATTTTAACATTGGTGCATTTGATATGGATACATTGATTGCCTTCATGACTGAAATTCAAACGAATCGTTCCCCATTTTTACAAAGTTTCCTTGCCTCCATGTTTAAAAATGAATTATCTGTAGCGGATGCAAGCTGGATGCTTAAGGAAGTGACCAAAATGCCGGAATCCATTGCTAGTGCCATTCTCTTTGACCAATCGATTGTTGACTATCGTGAATTCTTGCCAAAAATTAATATTCCCACACTTCTCTGTTTTGGAAGGCATGAAAAAGTGATTCCTGTAGCTGCAGGGGAGCATTTGCATAAAAACATTCCGCATTCCCAACTTGTAATCTTTGAAGATAGTTGCCATTGTCCATTTATGGAAGAAAGCGATTTGTTTAATGAAACCGTTGATTGCTTTATTCGAAAATTAAAAGGGTAA
- a CDS encoding dicarboxylate/amino acid:cation symporter, which translates to MKSFIKNYRSSLILLTAIIIGGIAGVVFGEKTSVIQPLGDLFLNLMFTIIVPLVFFSIASAIANMSGMKRLGKIMGSIVVVFLTTAALAAVIGFIGTTIINPLEGTDTTAIKELMENSSSEETIEEVPFFSQLVNTVTVSDFPELFSRSNMLQLIVFSVLIGLSTALVGEKAKPITEFLTAGTAVMMKVVKIVMYYAPIGLGAYFAAIIGQLGPQILEGYARTFILYLVLALIYYFGFFTLYAFIAGGKDGVKLFWKNALTPSITAIATCSSAASIPVNLESVKKMGVPKDIAETVIPLGANTHKDGSVFGGVLKIVFLFSLFGKDMTSISSILSILAVAFLVGAVMGAIPGGGMIGEMLILSVFGFPVEVLPIIAVISTIIDAPATLLNSTGNTVCAMLVTRLVEGKNWLKQAFVKEAV; encoded by the coding sequence ATGAAGAGCTTTATCAAAAACTATCGTTCCTCTTTAATACTACTCACTGCCATTATTATCGGTGGGATAGCGGGCGTCGTTTTCGGGGAGAAAACCTCGGTCATACAGCCGCTAGGGGACTTATTCCTAAATCTGATGTTCACGATCATCGTACCATTGGTATTTTTCAGCATTGCTTCAGCGATTGCCAATATGAGCGGAATGAAGCGTCTCGGGAAAATCATGGGCAGTATCGTCGTCGTTTTCCTGACTACAGCCGCTTTAGCTGCCGTCATTGGATTTATTGGGACAACCATCATCAATCCATTGGAAGGCACAGATACAACAGCCATTAAAGAACTGATGGAAAACAGTTCCTCTGAAGAGACCATTGAGGAAGTTCCTTTCTTCAGTCAATTGGTCAACACAGTAACGGTGTCCGATTTTCCAGAACTGTTCTCCAGAAGCAATATGCTTCAACTTATCGTTTTCTCTGTTCTAATCGGACTTTCCACTGCACTGGTCGGTGAGAAAGCAAAACCGATTACCGAGTTTTTGACAGCGGGTACAGCTGTCATGATGAAAGTCGTCAAAATCGTCATGTACTATGCTCCAATTGGACTTGGTGCTTATTTTGCGGCGATTATCGGCCAGCTTGGGCCGCAGATTTTAGAAGGGTATGCTCGCACTTTCATTCTTTATCTAGTCTTAGCCTTAATTTATTATTTCGGCTTCTTCACTTTGTATGCCTTTATCGCAGGTGGGAAAGATGGAGTTAAACTATTTTGGAAAAATGCGCTGACACCATCCATTACAGCCATTGCCACTTGTTCCAGTGCCGCGTCAATTCCAGTCAATCTGGAATCGGTCAAGAAAATGGGCGTGCCAAAGGATATAGCGGAGACTGTCATCCCACTCGGAGCCAACACTCATAAAGATGGTTCTGTATTCGGCGGGGTATTGAAAATCGTTTTCCTATTCAGCTTATTTGGAAAGGATATGACAAGCATTTCAAGCATTTTAAGTATACTTGCCGTTGCCTTTTTGGTTGGAGCTGTTATGGGTGCCATTCCTGGAGGCGGTATGATTGGGGAAATGCTCATCCTTAGTGTATTCGGCTTTCCTGTTGAAGTCCTGCCGATCATTGCCGTTATATCCACCATCATCGATGCTCCCGCTACACTGCTTAACTCAACAGGAAACACGGTTTGTGCCATGCTTGTCACAAGGCTTGTTGAGGGTAAAAACTGGCTAAAACAAGCATTCGTTAAAGAAGCCGTATGA